A window from Ardenticatenales bacterium encodes these proteins:
- a CDS encoding NAD(P)/FAD-dependent oxidoreductase produces MKQQYDAIIIGGGHNGLVAAAYLARAGKNVLVLEKRHILGGAAVTEEIFPGFKFSVFSYVVSLLRPEIVRDLQLARHGLHLLPLESTFTPMENGDYLVRWGDHDQTMWELRRHSIRDAEAYDEYGHLMARMAYAVKPILSAIPTDISSFDPRQWLDLARLGRHFLGLETEELHAFVKLMTMSSADYLDEWFETEALKATMSASGIIGTFLGPRSPGTAYVLLHHYMGEIDGVFRAWGFAKGGTGAISEAIAGAARHFGAEIRTNAGVAQVIVKNGQAVGVALENGDEIHAPYVVSSLDPRRTFLQMLDERELPTDLVADIRAYRFNGSSAKVNLALDGLPNFTALPGFGPHLRGAVSISPTIDYLERAYDDAKYGRHSRRPYMDIIIPSLLDPEMAPPGKHVMSMFVQYAPYALREGTWDEQRDALGDAVIDTLAQFAPNIKDIILHRQVLTPLDIERTTGLTQGNIFQGELSLHQLFFLRPAARWSRYRTPVRGYYQCGSGTHPGGGVMGASGRLAALMLLQEDEKKKPGF; encoded by the coding sequence ATGAAGCAGCAATACGATGCAATCATTATTGGCGGGGGACATAATGGATTGGTGGCGGCGGCGTATCTGGCCCGTGCCGGCAAAAACGTCCTTGTCCTGGAAAAGCGACACATCCTCGGCGGGGCCGCCGTCACCGAAGAAATCTTCCCCGGCTTCAAATTCAGCGTCTTCTCCTACGTCGTCAGCCTGCTGCGCCCGGAAATCGTACGCGACTTGCAGTTAGCGCGGCACGGCCTGCACCTCCTCCCCCTGGAAAGCACCTTCACCCCCATGGAAAACGGCGACTACCTGGTGCGCTGGGGCGACCATGACCAGACCATGTGGGAGCTGCGCCGCCACTCCATCCGCGACGCCGAAGCCTACGACGAATACGGCCACCTGATGGCGCGCATGGCCTACGCCGTCAAACCCATCCTCAGCGCCATCCCCACGGACATCAGCTCCTTCGATCCGCGCCAGTGGCTGGACCTGGCACGGCTGGGCCGGCACTTCCTCGGCCTGGAAACGGAGGAACTACACGCCTTCGTCAAGTTGATGACGATGAGTTCCGCCGATTATCTGGACGAATGGTTTGAGACGGAAGCCCTAAAAGCCACCATGTCCGCCAGCGGCATCATCGGCACCTTCCTCGGTCCGCGCTCTCCGGGAACCGCCTACGTGCTGCTGCACCACTACATGGGAGAGATTGACGGCGTGTTTCGCGCCTGGGGCTTCGCCAAAGGGGGCACGGGGGCGATCAGCGAGGCCATCGCCGGGGCCGCCCGCCACTTTGGCGCGGAAATCCGCACCAACGCGGGCGTCGCCCAGGTCATCGTGAAGAATGGGCAGGCAGTCGGCGTGGCGCTGGAAAATGGGGACGAAATCCATGCCCCCTACGTCGTCTCCAGCCTGGACCCACGCCGCACTTTCCTGCAAATGCTGGACGAACGGGAACTGCCCACGGATTTGGTCGCCGATATTCGCGCTTATCGCTTCAACGGCTCTTCGGCAAAAGTCAATCTAGCGCTTGACGGGCTGCCCAATTTCACCGCCCTACCCGGCTTTGGCCCCCATTTGCGCGGCGCAGTCTCCATCAGCCCCACCATTGATTACCTGGAACGCGCCTACGACGACGCCAAATATGGCCGCCACTCCCGTCGGCCCTACATGGACATCATCATTCCCTCGCTGCTGGACCCGGAAATGGCCCCACCCGGCAAGCACGTGATGTCCATGTTCGTCCAGTATGCCCCGTATGCGCTGCGAGAGGGCACGTGGGACGAGCAGCGGGATGCGCTGGGGGATGCGGTGATTGACACGTTGGCGCAGTTCGCGCCCAACATCAAGGACATTATTTTGCATCGCCAGGTCTTGACGCCGTTGGATATTGAGCGAACCACGGGGCTGACGCAGGGGAATATCTTCCAGGGCGAGTTGTCGCTACACCAGTTGTTTTTCCTGCGACCGGCGGCGCGCTGGAGCCGCTATCGCACCCCGGTGCGCGGCTATTACCAGTGTGGCTCCGGCACGCATCCCGGCGGTGGCGTGATGGGGGCATCCGGGCGGCTGGCGGCGCTGATGCTTTTGCAGGAGGATGAGAAGAAGAAACCGGGTTTTTGA
- a CDS encoding response regulator — translation MMPETRTVVCIEDEAAVRELVTLVLRQRHLRVIGAANGAEGLARIARERPALVLLDLALPDMDGWHVYRQMKAMPVMRNVPVMVITARTKSVDRLLGLQVAQVDGYLTKPFDARQLLRRLDQLLPPVPDG, via the coding sequence ATGATGCCAGAGACGCGGACAGTGGTGTGCATTGAAGACGAAGCAGCCGTGCGCGAATTGGTCACGTTGGTTTTGCGCCAGCGTCATTTGCGCGTAATCGGAGCCGCCAACGGGGCGGAAGGTCTGGCGCGCATCGCCAGGGAACGACCCGCGCTGGTGCTGTTGGACCTGGCGCTGCCGGACATGGATGGCTGGCACGTTTATCGCCAGATGAAGGCAATGCCCGTCATGCGTAACGTGCCGGTGATGGTGATCACGGCGCGGACCAAGAGCGTGGATCGGCTCCTGGGGCTGCAAGTCGCCCAGGTGGACGGCTATCTGACCAAACCATTTGACGCGCGCCAACTGCTGCGGCGGCTGGACCAACTGCTGCCGCCGGTCCCGGACGGATGA
- a CDS encoding aminomethyl transferase family protein — protein sequence MLMLRGTPFHPRVQALCVSHDWRRWAGYVVASKYDLTPEWEYHAIRNSAALIDVSPLYKYHIEGRDAEKLLNRVLCRSASKLHPGRAIYATWCDEQGKTLDDGVVARLRPDAFRLTAADPNLRWLALNARSLDVTVTDVSERLATLAVQGPLARRVVSAAAEADLDDLRYFGLREASIAGHAVTISRTGYTGDLGYEIWMPAQSALDIWDRLVAVGGVYHLTPAGMLALDMARIEAGLILIEVDYVSARHATITSQKSSPFELGLDWTVDLEKPGYFVGRRALETEKERGSAWTIAGIEVDWPSLESLFTRAHLPPAVPHTAWRGSVPLYSGSREVGYATSVCFSPLLKRYIALATLRRDNATAGTELEMEVTVEHMRRRARARVTPTPFYDPERKRKVGA from the coding sequence GTGCTTATGCTTCGCGGAACCCCTTTCCATCCACGTGTGCAAGCCTTATGCGTCAGCCATGATTGGCGACGTTGGGCGGGCTACGTGGTCGCCAGCAAATATGACCTCACGCCGGAGTGGGAGTACCATGCTATTCGCAACAGCGCCGCGTTGATTGACGTTTCTCCACTGTACAAATATCACATTGAGGGACGGGACGCGGAGAAGTTGCTGAACCGGGTGCTGTGCCGCAGTGCAAGCAAGCTACACCCGGGACGCGCTATTTATGCGACGTGGTGCGATGAGCAGGGCAAGACGCTGGACGACGGGGTGGTGGCCCGCCTACGCCCGGATGCTTTTCGCCTGACGGCGGCGGACCCCAATCTGCGTTGGTTGGCATTGAACGCGCGCAGCCTGGATGTGACGGTAACGGATGTGTCCGAGCGGCTGGCGACGTTGGCGGTGCAAGGGCCGTTGGCACGCCGGGTGGTGTCGGCGGCGGCGGAAGCGGACCTGGATGATCTGCGCTATTTTGGCCTGAGGGAGGCGTCGATTGCCGGGCACGCGGTGACGATTTCGCGCACGGGGTATACGGGGGATTTGGGGTATGAGATTTGGATGCCGGCACAATCCGCCCTGGACATATGGGATCGACTGGTGGCGGTTGGCGGCGTATATCATCTCACGCCTGCCGGCATGTTGGCCCTGGACATGGCCCGTATCGAAGCCGGCCTGATCCTGATCGAAGTGGACTACGTCTCCGCGCGGCACGCCACCATCACCTCCCAAAAATCCAGCCCGTTTGAGTTAGGGTTGGATTGGACCGTGGACCTGGAGAAACCGGGCTATTTTGTAGGCCGACGGGCACTGGAAACGGAGAAGGAGCGGGGATCGGCATGGACGATTGCCGGCATCGAAGTAGACTGGCCCTCGCTCGAATCCCTCTTTACCCGCGCCCACCTGCCCCCCGCCGTCCCACACACCGCCTGGCGCGGCAGCGTCCCCCTCTACAGCGGCAGCCGCGAGGTGGGATACGCCACCAGCGTTTGCTTCTCCCCCCTGTTGAAGCGGTACATCGCCCTGGCCACGCTGCGCCGCGATAACGCGACCGCGGGGACGGAACTGGAAATGGAAGTGACGGTGGAGCATATGCGTCGTCGTGCGCGAGCGCGGGTGACGCCAACGCCTTTTTATGACCCGGAACGAAAGCGGAAGGTGGGCGCATGA
- a CDS encoding alanyl-tRNA editing protein: MTELLYQTDAYLETFVAEVTAHVDGGVVLDRTAFYPGGGGQPCDYGWLMADGQTWPVTRVRYVSGQPVHQVTGELPPVGAPVTGKLDWARRYQLMRTHTAMHILCGVIWRDYQASVTGGNMEPLQGRMDFEFETMQKAFVAEIEAAVNREVAAARMVMVDILPREQAFQIPDLIRTKINLLPPHITEVRTVEIVGLDLQADGGTHVANTHEVGPLRIPDYKSKGKINKRIYVELAESF; the protein is encoded by the coding sequence ATGACGGAATTACTTTATCAAACAGATGCGTACCTGGAAACGTTCGTGGCGGAGGTGACGGCGCATGTGGATGGCGGCGTGGTGTTGGACCGCACGGCATTTTATCCGGGCGGCGGGGGGCAGCCGTGTGATTATGGCTGGCTGATGGCCGACGGCCAGACGTGGCCGGTGACGCGGGTGCGGTATGTTTCGGGGCAGCCGGTGCATCAGGTGACGGGGGAACTGCCGCCCGTGGGCGCACCCGTCACCGGCAAGCTGGACTGGGCGCGCCGCTACCAACTGATGCGCACCCACACCGCCATGCACATTCTCTGCGGCGTCATCTGGCGCGATTATCAGGCGTCCGTCACGGGCGGCAATATGGAGCCGCTGCAAGGGCGCATGGATTTCGAGTTTGAGACGATGCAAAAGGCTTTCGTGGCGGAGATTGAAGCCGCCGTGAATCGGGAGGTGGCCGCGGCGCGCATGGTCATGGTGGATATTCTGCCCCGCGAGCAGGCGTTCCAGATTCCCGACCTGATCCGCACCAAGATTAACTTGTTGCCGCCGCACATCACCGAAGTGCGCACGGTAGAAATCGTGGGGCTGGACTTGCAGGCGGATGGTGGCACGCATGTGGCGAATACGCATGAGGTTGGCCCCCTGCGCATTCCTGATTACAAGAGTAAGGGGAAGATTAACAAACGGATTTATGTTGAGTTGGCCGAATCTTTTTGA
- the lpdA gene encoding dihydrolipoyl dehydrogenase has product MANLFDVVVIGAGPGGYVAAIRAAQLGLKVGIVEKQWLGGVCLNIGCIPSKALLKNAELAHTLRHRGKEFGFSFDNLSLDYGVAFKRSRQVSSRLTKGVGFLMKKNNVEVFEGTATITGRESVRVQLNDGGQTDLTTRNIIIATGARPKDLPFARVDGSIIISYIEAIMTESLPQSVVIVGGGAIGVEFAYMWANYGVDVTIVEMLPHLLPNEEPEVSEVLEKAYKRLGIKFYTGTSLSGVEKEENGVRVSLSNGETLAAEKLMLAISFAANVTNIGLENVGVALNELGDIAVDAYMRTNVPNIYAIGDVASPIKLAHVGSAMGIVAAETIAGHPTTPIENYRMMPRATYCVPQVASFGYTEKQAQEAGYEIKVGQFPFQPNGKALGLGERDGFVKIIADARYGEILGAHMVGPDVTELLPELTLAHQAELTAEEIARNVHAHPTLSEALMEAAHGVEGQPIHI; this is encoded by the coding sequence ATGGCAAATCTATTTGACGTCGTCGTCATCGGCGCCGGCCCAGGCGGCTACGTAGCAGCCATCCGCGCCGCGCAATTGGGCCTGAAAGTGGGCATCGTGGAAAAACAGTGGCTGGGCGGCGTCTGCCTGAACATTGGCTGCATCCCATCTAAAGCGCTACTGAAGAACGCGGAACTGGCTCACACCCTGCGTCATCGGGGCAAGGAATTTGGCTTCAGCTTCGATAACCTATCCCTCGACTACGGCGTGGCCTTCAAGCGCAGCCGCCAGGTCTCTAGCCGGCTGACCAAAGGCGTCGGCTTTCTGATGAAGAAGAACAACGTGGAAGTCTTTGAAGGCACGGCCACCATCACGGGGCGAGAGTCCGTCCGCGTGCAGTTGAATGATGGCGGCCAGACGGACCTGACCACGCGCAACATCATCATTGCCACCGGTGCGCGCCCCAAGGATCTACCTTTTGCGCGTGTGGATGGGTCCATTATTATCAGCTACATCGAAGCAATCATGACCGAATCGCTGCCGCAAAGCGTGGTTATCGTGGGCGGCGGAGCCATTGGCGTCGAATTTGCCTACATGTGGGCGAATTATGGCGTGGATGTGACCATTGTGGAAATGCTGCCCCATCTGCTCCCCAACGAGGAACCGGAAGTAAGCGAGGTGCTGGAGAAAGCGTACAAACGTCTGGGGATCAAATTCTACACGGGGACGAGTCTGAGCGGCGTGGAAAAAGAGGAAAACGGTGTGCGCGTGAGCCTGAGCAATGGGGAAACGCTGGCGGCGGAGAAGCTCATGCTGGCGATTAGCTTTGCCGCCAACGTGACAAACATCGGCCTGGAAAACGTAGGTGTAGCCCTCAATGAGTTGGGTGACATTGCCGTGGACGCCTACATGCGCACCAACGTGCCCAACATCTACGCCATTGGCGACGTGGCCTCCCCGATCAAACTGGCGCACGTCGGTTCGGCAATGGGCATTGTGGCCGCGGAAACGATTGCCGGACACCCCACGACGCCGATTGAGAATTACCGCATGATGCCGCGCGCCACCTACTGCGTGCCCCAGGTTGCCAGTTTTGGCTATACGGAAAAGCAGGCGCAAGAGGCCGGCTACGAGATCAAGGTGGGGCAGTTTCCTTTCCAGCCGAACGGCAAGGCGTTGGGATTGGGGGAACGAGACGGTTTTGTGAAGATTATTGCGGACGCGCGTTATGGCGAGATTCTGGGGGCGCACATGGTTGGCCCCGACGTGACGGAACTGCTGCCGGAGTTAACGCTGGCGCATCAGGCGGAGTTGACGGCGGAAGAAATCGCGCGCAATGTGCATGCGCATCCGACGTTGAGCGAGGCGTTGATGGAAGCGGCACACGGCGTCGAAGGGCAGCCGATCCACATCTAG